AGTCTCTAGAGGCCACGGCCATGGCCACGGCTAGTCCAGACCAGGGGGGGGGACATTTCATGACCAAAGTGCTGTTCCTCCTCGGGGCAGATGAATGAAGTAGGTTCACTGTGCTTGAAAGATAAGTCACCAGGAGCCTGCCTGGGCAGGATGAGAGGGTACCCCCAAATGTCCCCCTACCATATGGCCACCCCTCAGCGCAGGAAGAGGACTGGGCCCTGCCTCGTGGGGCAACAGGctccagggaaatcccaggggAGTGATCACAGGAGCTGCTGACCAGAGCCTGggcgttcacacacacacacacacacacacacagagcacgtATATGCAGGCATGGACACGCATGTGAGGGGACTTGCAAACATCCTACATACCTCGCCCCAACTCACCACCAACACGCAAGACCCTCACACACACCCACAACCCCTACACACAGCAACCCACTTGCTCCCTGTAACACAGACACATAAGTGCAACACCCTCAGAGAAGTGGAGACATCCTCATGGACCACAAGTTCACGGAGCATCCCCAGTAACACAGACGCTTTCAGTTCTCTTCCCGGAACCCTGACAGCCACAGCCATCACTCCCCAATGCACCCACAGATGCACAAGCAGCTTATGGCACAAGGGTGTGCACTGACCCTTGTGGACACACATGTAGACTCATAGGTATACACACGCACATTCACAGTcgggcacacacacacctgcGCACACACAGGTTCACCAGCACCAACACTCACTAAGGCACATGTATACCCATATGCCCCCACCCAAAGATGGCCCTTTGGGCCTTGCATGTGAGACCGGGGATGCCCAGGGTCTGGGGCAGCAGGCACCCAAGCCAGGCTGTGGGACACAGCCTGGGGAGAACAGATAAGGACGCTCACCCTGTCTACCTCCTGCTGCCCCCTGTCCTCACCTCAACACCTCCCCTGGGTCCGTCTCCCTTTTGCTatctcccaaagaccccatcCTCCTCTGGAGGTTCAGCCCCCGCTAGGAGACGTAATCACAGAAAAACAGAACTTGGCATTCAAAGCACCTCGTCTGCATAAGCCCCTTCCCCGGGGCCCAGCCCAGGAgagccaaagctgaaccctgggaccTTGGCCAGGGCTGCCTTCCCCAGCGTGGCCCGAGCAACCTCAGAGGGTCCCGGGGCAGGAACAGAACATGCTTGAGGATgtggagaggaaaagggaagaagaggggaaagaCAGCCACTGCCGCTGAATTCCCATGATCATGATCACAactcacatttactgagcacctactatgggcctactatgtgcaggcACTGTTTATTCTGGATACTCACAATGACTCTGCAAGCTCCACTTTAGGGATGGAGAAAGTGGAGTTGCAAGAGGCTAAATCACTTGGTCAAAGCGTAGCGCCGGTGAGCAGGAGAAATGCGATTGGGCCCCAGGCAGGCGCCCTCCAGGGCCACTGCCCGAGCTGCCGCTCTTGGCTCCGTGCCCCAGACCACCCCAGACAGCCCTGCTCTGGATGACAGAAAGCTGTCACCTGAACAGGCCCGTGAACCTGGCTGTCTGTTTACCCTGCAGGAAGATGGAGTGTGAAAGCACCCAGTCTACCTCCCCACCCCACGCCGGACGGGGCACTGTGGCAATCTGGTGAGTCGATGAGGGCCGGGGTCTGCCCACAAGGGGATGGAATGGAGGCGATGTTGCTATTACCTGTAAACAGAGGGGGAGGCGGAAACCTCACCGCTTCGCTCCAGCCAACAGCAGCCTCGGCCCCATGGGAACCCAGTCCTCGGAGAGCTGGTTGCCATGGATACGCTCCCGAGGGTCCCAGCCTGCCAGCCCCCAAGCCCCTGTACAGCTCCCAGAGTCTGCTCTTGTATGCGTgagccctgggggagggaggggtgggcgaACAGACAGCTGGGCCCCTGCCCCCAGGCGTGCCCAGGCAGGGGGCGAGGCCCCAGAGGCTGTGCCTCCGCTGGGGAGGTACCCGGGCTTTGTCTAGCTCCTTTCTGCAAATGGCCCATCTGCCCAGGCCTCTATATGTGAGTTACAGCTCCCTTCTCTCTCACAAGACCAGGGACAGGGAGAGGAAGGCCTTCCAGGCTCCCAGAAAACAAGCCCCCTCGGGTTCGTAGCCCCGCACTCGCACGCACAGCTGTGCGTCCTCAGGTACGTGGCTCCACCTTTCTGAGTCTGGGCCCCCTCTTTGCCAAAGCCAAGGTCATGGCAAAGGTCCAGGGTGTTGCCATGGAAACAATATAAGAGTGGGTGCCCACACAGTAGGGGTTTTACGAAGTAGTACTTGACACAGGATCCAGAGCAGAGACTGGGAAGGAGGAGGCTTCAATAGCCAAAGGCTCTGGGGACACTAGAAGCAGCCCCATGGCTGGCGGGAGCCCCAGTGTGGGCAGGGATGGGGCTGGAGCGCACCTGGGAGAAGGGCATGCAGGGGCCCGGCCGTGCCACACTGTCCCACTGCATGAGCACCAGGCTGACCCCCCTGGACCCCACCCTTGCAACTAGGATGGGCTCCAGAGGTGCTGGCTGAAGGGCTGGTCAGGAGCTCGGGCTGGCGCACCGCACACTGCCTGGGCTCCAATCCCTTCTCTGCTTCTTTAAACTGGGGGGCTCACAGCAAACTACCTAATTGTTCCTTGCCtccttttcctcacctgtaaagtgagtgttataaggattaaatagcTAGAAAGCGCCTGGATGTGCCCGGCACATCCTTATTCCTCAATAAATGTGAGGTGTGATTATAAACGGGAAAATAACAAGTGATGGTTGCTACATGCCCAGCACGtctttactcatttaatcctcagggcAAAACACTCAGGTCAGCAGGGAGACAGTCACAGTATCTGACAACTGAGGAGGAACACGCGCCGGCCAACCAGAGCAGAGGCTGGTTAAAAAAGCAGAACGGCCCCCCGGTccctcccaggtgatgccagctTTGGAGGTAGACACTACTGCAATTGCTATCACTAGTGGTGTTACTATTACCCTCtggctttacaggtgaggaccgaagcccagagaggtcaaaTGATAAGTGGGTACTGGAAGCGGGAGATTTTAACGCAGGCCATCTGACTCCAGGGCCCAAATCCTCCCCAATCCACTCACAGTGTCTGgcagcaaactgaggctcagggggaCAGAGCTGGACAGCCTTGACTGCACTGTGCTCAGGACCTCTGAAGGGTGACCGCTGGGCCCTTACCTACAGGCTTTGCTCAGTCAAAAGGCCTTAAGAAAGTGGTCCACTTCTGACTCTCCTTGGCTGCCAGGCACACCAGAAATAATGGGTACTCAGGACAAATTTCATCAACCGATCAATCACCTCTAAAAGGAGCTCTCTGCTACAGACGGGGCTTTGAGGAGAGGCCTCAGGCCCCAGCTGGACACACAGCTCTATCCTCATTCAGATGTTTCTCTCTGCAGTTGGGTGATCTTGGTCAGGGCCTCTGGCTCTCTGGCCTCTGTGGGGAGCTGGCCAGGAGATCCCTTAGGGGCCCCCACTGCAGATTCTCCCTTCAACCTCTCCAGCCatccttctctctcactctctctccgcCTCAAAATCCCGGAGTTCTGGGCCCCGGTTCTGATCCCACAGTGAAACACCCTCAGCAGACATCCCTGTCTTCCGGCAGGCACCTGTGGCAGGTGGCCCTTCCCCAAATCCTGCCCCCCTGCCAGTGGTACCAGCAGTGGCCCTCCAGGGAAAGATACCCCCGAGATCTGCTTGGCATCTCCTCGGCCTGGAAACAGACAACACAGACTTGACGGGAATCCCCGGGCCCGTTCTGACACCCGAGGGTCACGCAGCCTCCAGGCCCACTGGCAGGTGCCCCTTGGTCACCATCCCCAGGGCCCATGTGGACCCTCCAGTAGCTCAGACTTCCTCTGCCTCATTGAAACCCACTGGTTATGGGCCTGCGGCTCCCCCTGATCTGGTAGCCCCCAAGGCAGGGACCGTTTCTGACTCTCCTTAGCTGCCAGGCACCCCCCAAATAAAGGGTGCACAGGACAATTTTGATCAATCATCAATCAATCATTAACGATAACAATAACTGGAAAGATTCCTAGGGCCTCCCACGTACCAGCAACTGCACTGACCGTAACGATGCTGTTGACGGTAATAGTATCAGCTGGTGATAACTGCTAGCGTGACTGGGCCCTGAGTGCCAGGTTCCAAGCCCTTTATGTGTATGTTACCTCCATAAATCGTCAAAGGATTCCTAAATCTAAAGCCTAGAGAacagagtgacttgcccaagaagaCCCACTAAGCATGTGAATAAGTCCACTCCCCGATCAATGACCAAGACGGCCACCAACATTGAGGGAGCATTCGCTGCATCAGCCTTTCATCTACGTTGTGCCACGGGCCCCTCTTAACAATTCTATGAAGTCGAGacaattattattcccattttacagatgagcactTGGCAAATGAGGCCCAGGAAGATAAATGCCATGTCACACAGGAAGGGAAATGGCAAcactggggtttgaactcagaGTCTACCGCAAGCAAATGTGCTTAACCGCTGCACAACGGCGCTGCTACTCTGGGCTACTAGAGGGAACGCCACCGGGCAACACAGAGCTCAGCACGGGGGCTCCTCTCAGCGTGAGCGGAGCCCAAGGAGCAAGGTCCAGGCTCGGGTGGGCTGCACTTACCCGGGGCACTGGCGACGTCTGGGCGCCTTTCCGGGGCCCACTGGTCTCTGGAGTGAGGTCACGGTGGTCCACCTGCATGTGGCTCTCCAGGTCCTCGGCACTCTCGAACTTGACGCTGCACTCGGGGCAGCGGAGGCCGGCGCAGGGCCGGTCGGCAGGCTCGGGCGGGGCCAGGCCACCCACCTGTCCGTTGGAGCTGCGGGCCATGCAGCCGGCGCAGAGGCCATAGGGGAGCCCGTTGACGTCGAGCTTCACCAGGTCCTGCTTGCTGCGAAACTCTTTGAGGCACAGGGCACACTTGTAGAGCTTCTGCAGCCCCTGGCCGTTGGGGGAGGACGCAGCCGAGCTGCCCGACAGCTTCTGCATGTGGAAGGTGCCATGGATCTTGAGCTCGAGCGTGGAGGTGACCGTCTGCATGCAGACCACACACCGGAAGCCTGTGAGGGAGTTGCGCAGGTCGGGGTGCATCTGGCAGTGCTCGATGAACTCCTCCTCGCTCTGCAGGGGCATCTTGCAGATGCGGCAGGTGCCCGTGTCCAGGCTCTTGCTGTGGGTCACCTTGTGCTCGGTAAGCGTGAGCAGCGAGGGGAAGCGCTCGCCACAGATGGGGCACATGTAGTGCTTGGCAGGGCCCCGGTGCGTCTGCAGGTGCTCCCGGAGGCCATTCTCCGAGAAGAAAGTCCGTGAGCACACGGTGCACTTGTGGCTGCCCTTGATGAACTCAGCCTTCTTCCGGGAGCCGTCGTCCTCTCCTGGACGGATGTTGTGGTCCCGCAGCCTGTGGTTCTGCAGCAGCACCTCCATGGTGTAGGCCGCCCCGCAGATATCGCAGCCGTACATGGGTTCTGACGCGTCCACGTCATCCTCGCTCGCCTCGTGGCTGTTGGGCGCCTCGGGGTTCTTCAGCAGCATGCCCTGCAGGTCGGCCGGCTCGGCCTTCTTGGCGGTAGCCGGGGGCACCCCGTTGGCCGTGCCGTTCTCGGTGGCCGCGTCAAACACGCAGTGCTTCTCCCGCAGGTGCTTCTCCAGCAGGATGATGGCGTGGAAGGCCTTGCTGCAGAATTTGCAGTTGTACTTCTTGCTGTGCGTAGTGATGTGGCACTGCAGCTCCACTTCGGTGCTGAAGGTCTCCCCGCAGAAGATGCACTTGTGTGCCTTGGCCGGGTTGCCCAGGTGGCTGTGTTTGACGTGCACCTGCAGGTCGGCCTCCTTGCGGAAGTCCCAGTTGCAGGCCGTGCAGCGGTACATCTTCTTCTCGTTGCTGTGCTTCACCGCCAGGTGCACCTGGATGGACACCTTGGAGTCAAAGACCTCCTGACACAGGGTGCAGTGGTAGAGCACGAAGGTGTGCATGTCCAGCAGGTGCTTCTGCAGGTCGTCCACCGAGGAGAACTGCTTGTCGCAGCTCTCGCACACGTAGTGGGTCGACGTGGTCATGTAGTGCACCGTCAGGTGCTGCAGGAGGGATTCCTGGGAGTCAAAGTCCTCTTTGCACTGGGGGCACGCCTGCTTGCGCAGCAGCAGCTCCAGGTGCAGCTTCAGGTGGGTCTGGAAGCTCTCGAAGTTGGAGAACTTGAGGTCGCACTGATTACAGGGATACTCGCCGTTGGAGATGGAGTTGGCGCTCACCGAAAGCCGCTGCCGCTTCGGGGAAGACACCTCCACGTCAGATGAGACCGGGCTCTGCTCCACCTTGGACTTCTTGCTGTGGGCCAGCGGGATGTTCTTGTGGTTCTCCTTGATGTGCTTGGTGAGCTTCAGGATGGAGCCGAAGATGGGCGAGTTGGTGCAGTAGGGGCAGGAATAGACCTCCATGAAGGACTGCGCAGGCTGCACGACCGGGGACTCCAGCTTGGCGCTGCCGACGCcgcagtgggcctgctggatgtGCTCCGTGAGGGAGGACTCGGTGAGGAATCCCATGGAGCACTGGTTGCAGAAGAAGGCATTATTGCCGTCGGGCGGGTTGGAGTTGGGGCCGCAGTGGGAGACGCGGATGTGCTCCTGCAGGCTGTTGATGTCGGCAAACATCTCGGGGCAGTAGTTGCAGTGGAAGGCGGAGATGTTACTGAACTGCATCACGGGGTAGGCGTGGTTCTTGTGCAGCTTGCGGACGTGCTCATTGAGGTTGTAGAGGGTGGGCATGGAGTCTAGGCAGATCTGACACGTGTGGCTCTGCTGTGGCTTATCCGCGTGCATGGTCTTCAGGTGGATCTCCAGCACGGCCAGGCTGTTAAAGTCCCGCTTGGAGCAATAGGGGCAGCTGTAGACCACCTTGGACCAGCCCTGCCCGTCATCCCGCATCTTCTTCTGGCCCCGCAGTGGCTTCAAGGTGGAGTCCGGCGTGGAGCCTCGCTCCACGGAGGCGCTGGAGTCTGGAGTGGCGCTGCTCATGGAGGCCACGCTGCCCAGCACGGGGTCAGGGCTGACGCTGTGGTTGCTGGAGTCGGGCTGCCGGTGGCTGTCCAGGTGGCAGTAGACGCCCTCCACCGAGGAGAACTGCTCGGGGCACATGGGGCACTTGTGTTTCTGGTTGGCGTGGGCTTGGTGGATGTGGGCAAGCAGCGCGTTCTCGTCGACGAAGACCTCGGGGCAGTGGATGCACTGCAGGTCGGCCTTCTCGGAGAGCTGGGGGTGGCGGGTGAGCACGTGCTTCTCCAGCTCCTCGGTCTGGCTGAAGGTGTCCTCGCAGTAGTCGCACATGAAGTCGTCCTTCTTGGCCTCCTTCTCCGACTTGGCCAGGTGCTCCTTGTTCTTCTTGTGGGCCTGCATGTGGCTCTGCAGCGAGCTGGTGGAGGAGAAGCCGCGCTTGCAGACGGTGCACTTGAAGGGCTTGCTGGAGCTGTGGGTCTTCAGGTGGATCTTCAGGTGGTCGCTGCGGGAGAAGGCCGCCTCGCACTCGTGACAGTGGTACTTCTTGTCGCCCGTGTGCAGCTTGATGTGCCGGTCGCGGCTCCTCTTGTGCTTGAAGAGGCGGCTGCAGTAGGTGCACTTGAACGGCAGCTTGTCGCTGTGGATCTGCTCGTGCCTCTTCAAGTAGCTCAGGCGGATGAAGGACTTGTCGCAGAACTGGCAAGGGTACGGCAGGCCCGTGCCCCCTTCCTCCTCACCCAGGCCCAGGTCACACCCATCTCCGATCATCTGCGTGGGTGACGCAACATCCTTGCTGGAGGGAGACGAGGCCACCCAGGAGAGTTGTGGGTCGTCGTCACCATCTGCAGAGGGAAGGCAGAAGAGAGATTAGAGGCAATTCCCAGGGCCGCGAGAAACAAGGACAGAGCCAGCTTCTTGAAAGCTCGCAGGCTGAGGCTGTGCAGCTGGCCAACTGCCGCagggggagctgggggagggagtcTGGGGGGCCGGAAGCAAGTGGACATGCGGGCCCTTCCAGTCGCAGAGGGGGTGGACCAAGGGTGGCCGGATAAGGAGGGGACATGCCTCTCCCCTGGGCAACACCTTCCTGGACCTCGCTGGAGGCAGCACCCAGCCCCCCAACAGGAGGTGAGGTCTCAGTCACTTCCctgattggggggtggggggtgcagcCTGGGAAAAAAGTCACCTGAAATGTCTTCAGAGACCATCAGTCCCATAGGCCCAAAGGAGGTTAAGTCCCATCACTTGATCAAGACATGGGGGTTGACTCCCCCTCCAACCCCTAGTCTGTGGGGGAAATCCCACTGGTGCAATGGGACGTAAGCAAAACtctgcaagaaaataaaatgcattttaatgaaTTCGGCCACACCACATTCCGTGGGGAAGGGGGAACTGATAAAACTGGAACTGCTGCTTCAGGTACACACAGACATATGTGGCGGAAGTCACAGGCACATGGTATCAGCCCCGGGGGTAAACGAAGGGCACTTGAGAAGGGGCTGCAGGGTTCCCAGCCCAAACCATCCCAAGGGCGGTCGTTTTCTTTGTCCCCCTCCACCCCTGGATTTGCCCCAAGTTCGCTCAGGACCCTGGGTGATGGCCCGACGGTGCGGTGATCAGAGATGGGGCCAGGACCCAGATGGCCACAGAGCTCAGAGCCTAGTGGGCCCTTAAATCCCCTGTGGCGTGTGTGGATGGGGCCTGCACAGACACCCTATGTGGCCCGCCCTCCCCAGGGACAGGGGCCACCCCCGCACTAGGGGTTGGCcatttctggaaaaaacaaaggcaaaccGGACACAGCAAATTAAACCAGTGAAGTTTCCCAAGACACGGCGGGGGTTGAACCGAGCCAGCCTGAGCAGGGAGTGAATTCCATGGCTCAAGTTTCGCGTTGGGTGGATTTAAGACTTAATAATGAATGAAACGGACCGCAGGCTGCTATGGGCAGGGGagagacaaacaaaagctcagactCGACTGCACTGACCTTGCTCTTCTAACCCCGGAGGAAACAGACCACGGCCCCCGCCTCTCCGGCCCCCAGCCAAGCCAGCTTAGTCTTCGGAAAAGCCTCACAGATGGAACCCAGAAATTCTTGGCCAGAGGCAGCCCAGAACCTCTAGAAGGGAAAGGTAGGGGGACCACATTCCGAGGTTGGGCAGGCACCGTCACACACACCTGCACGCataaacacactcacacacacacagctcacaCGTCACTCCCAGAACTCCCACGTGAACtccaacacacactcacacacatgcagTCATACGCACACTCATACCCACACACAGTCAcatactctcacacacacacagacatatccATTCCCCTGCAATCActcccacatgcacacacaagctTGAACCTACATGCACACTCACCTgcggacacaaacacacacacaccatcacgGAGGCGCAGCTCAGACCGGGGGTCCCATAGCCCCAGGCTCTCACAGCTGCCAACCCCAAGACTTGGAGAGACAAGCAAGGCCGGCTGAAGGGTCTTTCGGGGTCCCTCTGAGCCTGCTCCTAGGGCCCACGCACCACCCTGGTGCCCGCCCAGGGCCTCTGGCCCCGACCGTGTGAGGATCTGCCTGACCCCAGCCGGCACCGCTGCCTGGAAGGATGTCACTCTCCAAAGCTCCCGGCCCAGAGTCCTgcatctcccagcagcctccctgCCTCTGAAGCCCAGTCACCCAACCCAGAGCAGGGTGCCTCCCAAAGTGAGGGCGCCCACTCCCCTGGGAGCCTCACATTACAGGGCCTTCGGATGGGAAGGACGCAGGGCTGCCAGCTCCTCAGATGAGATGCGGCGGGAGGCGCCCCGGCCCCTGCCTGCTAATTCCCAGCTCTTGCCAGCTGGGCTACGCAGGGCGCAGACAAAGGGACCCAAGCGAGGAGATGGCTGGagctggggcagctgggggatgTGCTCGGCCCCCGCCCCCTGGCCGGGCTCCACcagctttttattattttgatgtctTAGCTCAGACTCACGCAAGCTGCCACTGAGCCCTTCCTGTGTACCTCTGCTAAGGACTGTTCTAATCACGAAGGAGGCGGGAACCAGGGCCCCtcccactgtacagatgaggaaacagaggcacaacGACAGTGGCGTCCCCCAGGGAAGGACAGCCCCAGGCCTGTCCACAGTCAGGCCCCTGGACACAGGTCAGTCGTACAAGACTACACCTGAGTAGGTGAGACCAGGAGAGGGATCCCCGTGTCAAGCTCCCATGCAGTCATGGTCTGGCTCTCCTTTGAGCCCTGACAGGACCACCAGAATGGTTCATCATCTGCATTGCAGGGAGGGGCCCCCGACGCCCGGGAGGTACAGAAGCTGGCTGGAGCTCGCAGGGCTGACGAATGGAAGACAGGCCAGTTCATGGGTGAGGGGGGCAAGGTGCCTTGCCAGAGAGACCAAGCCCGGACACATCTTTCGTTCACGTTgtctgaggaggagagcagacaCGTGCACTTGAACCCTGCTCCTCTATTCATCTGTCCACCCCACAAGCGTTCCTCTAAACTCTCAGAGTCAGCTTAcacatctgcaaacagggacgcGTTGTGAGGGGTGGATGAGAAAACGTAATGTGAAGAAGCACtcttattccatttacatgaactgTCCAGACCAGGCACATctctagagacagaaagcagattagtgattgcctgaggccagaggaaggaacagggaCTGACTACAAATGGGCAAGAGGCATCCTTCTGCGATCATGGAAATGCCTGAAAGCTGGATTGCGGTGAGGACCGCACAGCTCTCTTAATTTACTTAAAAGTCACTGAATTGCTCACTTAAAACGAATGTTATGGTAtgcaaattatacttcaataaaaccgATAAACGAAAGCACTACTtggccaataataataattagcacAAATGAGTACCACTAGTGCTAATAAAATTAGCAGCTACATTTAGTGAGCATGTCCCGAGtgccagcactgtgctaagtgctccTATTACCACAGTTAATCTCTTTTCATCCTCCCATTTGTAACATCCCATTTttgagatgaggaagctgaggctcagcgAGGTGAGTAACTTGCCCTGAGTCACACAGCCGGATGCCCCAGTGGTGTTTGACCAGGATTGTGGGGTCTACTCTCCCCCTGCTCCCCCTGCAACCCCACCCAGTCTTTGAGAAGAAGCAGCAACCTGCCCCAGCACCACAGTCCCCGAGGTTCCTTGCGGGGCTGCCTggctggctttatttttctgcaaacAAGTCTCAAAACTAAAGCAAAGCACATTATTCTGGGAACAACAAACTGAGCAACTGCTGAGCTTATAATCATCTGAATTGAAACGAAAATAAGGCTCCTTAAACTGAAAAGATCCAATCAGGGGAAATGGGCATGTTGACAAATAAAGACCCAACTCAGATTGCCCTGTTTAAAGCCTTTTACCTGAACAACAATTTAACCTTGACTGCTGTCCCATCCCTCCAAAATGCATTTTGTTTGGGGGGCAGTTAGCTTACTCTTCTAGGAGCAGACTGGAGAGATGACTGGGGCCAGCACACTCAGGATGGATGGGCAGGGAGGTCAGCAGGTGAAGGGGGCTCCTTTTGTTACAGCGGCAACGCTCCTCTCATGCAGACTGTTAGACATCACACAGTGCAGCCGGTGCAGCATACGCCCTCAGGCAGATGTGCAGAAAGGGAAGGGGTGCAGAAACAGGATGAAGGCAACCCCAAGGTCCCCTTCAACTTGAATGTTTCAGAACTCAGGGAGAAGGTAGTTTCAAGGAAAGTCCAGCTCAACCAACCACCTTTTCATGTCCAAGTGAATGCTTTGATAgagtctactatgtgccaggcactcttttaAAAGCTTTACGTGTGTTAACTCATTCAGTCTTCTCAACAGCCCAATGagataggcactattattattattgaatatgTTCCTGatcaggtgagaaaactgaggcacagagaggctgagtaacttgcctaaagccacacagcttgcaggcaggagagccaggattcaaacccagttaGTTGGTTCTGAGTCGGTGCTTTCA
Above is a genomic segment from Kogia breviceps isolate mKogBre1 chromosome 18, mKogBre1 haplotype 1, whole genome shotgun sequence containing:
- the ZNF423 gene encoding zinc finger protein 423 isoform X3, with the protein product MIGDGCDLGLGEEEGGTGLPYPCQFCDKSFIRLSYLKRHEQIHSDKLPFKCTYCSRLFKHKRSRDRHIKLHTGDKKYHCHECEAAFSRSDHLKIHLKTHSSSKPFKCTVCKRGFSSTSSLQSHMQAHKKNKEHLAKSEKEAKKDDFMCDYCEDTFSQTEELEKHVLTRHPQLSEKADLQCIHCPEVFVDENALLAHIHQAHANQKHKCPMCPEQFSSVEGVYCHLDSHRQPDSSNHSVSPDPVLGSVASMSSATPDSSASVERGSTPDSTLKPLRGQKKMRDDGQGWSKVVYSCPYCSKRDFNSLAVLEIHLKTMHADKPQQSHTCQICLDSMPTLYNLNEHVRKLHKNHAYPVMQFSNISAFHCNYCPEMFADINSLQEHIRVSHCGPNSNPPDGNNAFFCNQCSMGFLTESSLTEHIQQAHCGVGSAKLESPVVQPAQSFMEVYSCPYCTNSPIFGSILKLTKHIKENHKNIPLAHSKKSKVEQSPVSSDVEVSSPKRQRLSVSANSISNGEYPCNQCDLKFSNFESFQTHLKLHLELLLRKQACPQCKEDFDSQESLLQHLTVHYMTTSTHYVCESCDKQFSSVDDLQKHLLDMHTFVLYHCTLCQEVFDSKVSIQVHLAVKHSNEKKMYRCTACNWDFRKEADLQVHVKHSHLGNPAKAHKCIFCGETFSTEVELQCHITTHSKKYNCKFCSKAFHAIILLEKHLREKHCVFDAATENGTANGVPPATAKKAEPADLQGMLLKNPEAPNSHEASEDDVDASEPMYGCDICGAAYTMEVLLQNHRLRDHNIRPGEDDGSRKKAEFIKGSHKCTVCSRTFFSENGLREHLQTHRGPAKHYMCPICGERFPSLLTLTEHKVTHSKSLDTGTCRICKMPLQSEEEFIEHCQMHPDLRNSLTGFRCVVCMQTVTSTLELKIHGTFHMQKLSGSSAASSPNGQGLQKLYKCALCLKEFRSKQDLVKLDVNGLPYGLCAGCMARSSNGQVGGLAPPEPADRPCAGLRCPECSVKFESAEDLESHMQVDHRDLTPETSGPRKGAQTSPVPRKKTYQCIKCQMTFENEREIQIHVANHMIEEGINHECKLCNQMFDSPAKLLCHLIEHSFEGMGGTFKCPVCFTVFVQANKLQQHIFAVHGQEDKIYDCSQCPQKFFFQTELQNHTMSQHAQ